The window TTTTTATTGTAAATAATAATTTTTATTATGTTTTAATGACAAAATATTTGTAAAAATAATCTAAAAATTATTTTAATAACACTTTTATATTTATTTTAAATTTAAAAATTATAATTATCATATTAATTTTGCAAGAAGTCTATTCTTTGTACTTGAATTATTATTGTTATGACACCATTAATTGTTAGTATTATTGTAACTAAATATTTTCCTAACTTTGATTACAAATATATTTTTATTATTTCTACTATTGGTGAAATTATTCAATTTGCTCTTGTAACCATCTGTGTTATTAAAGTAAAATGAGCACGAAAATTAATTTAAAAAATAAAATATTATGAATAAAATGAACTCCTATTTTAAACTAATAAGAGTTCATTTTATTTTTCTATTCAATTTTAATTTCATTAATTAATTCTAAATTAACACGATTTTTTTCATCAATACTAATTACTTTTACTGTTACTTCTTGTTTTAATTTTAATAACGGCGTATTTTTGGGTATTTTTGAATTATGTAATAATCCATCAATATTCTCTTTTAAATTAATGAAATAACCAAACTTTTCAATCCGAACAACAGTTCCCGTAATAATTTCTCCAATTATAACTGGTTCAATAATATCTTTAATTAATTTTTCTGCCATTAATATTGATGCTTCATCTTTGTGATAAATAGTCACTTTCCCTTGGTCATTAATATCAATTTTAACATTGCCAGAAGTCTCAACAATACTAGTAATTACTTTACCACCAGCACCAATAACATCACGAATGCGATTAATCGGAATTTGTAATTGTTTAATTTTAGAGGCATTTTTACTTACTTTATTACGCGAAACATTAATTGTTTGCTTCATATTATCTAAAATATGTTTTCTCCCAATTTTAGCTTGTAATAATGCTTCTTTAAAAATTTCCATTGTAATGCCATCAATTTTAATGTCCATTTGTAAAGCACAAATTCCTTGGTTTGTTCCCGAAACTTTAAAATCCATATCACCAAAGTGATCTTCGCTACCTTGAATATCACTTAAAATAACATAATCATTACCTTCTTTAATTAATCCCATTGCAATCCCAGCAACACTAGATTTCAACGGTACTCCACTAGCCATTAATGCTAATGAAGAAGCACAAATTGCTGCTTGAGAGGTTGAACCATTAGATGCCAATACTTCCGTCACAACTCTAATCGTATAAGGAAAACCATCAATACTAGGCAATACTTGTAACAATGCTTTTTCTGCTAATGCTCCATGACCAATTTCTCTTCTATTGGGCGGTCCAAATTTTCCAGTTTCACCAACTGAAAATGATGGAAAATTATAATGAAGCATAAAGCGTTTACTTTCCTCTTCTGTTAAACCATCAATAATTTGATGTTCGCCTAGAGCTCCTAAAGTTACAATTGATAATACTTGCGTTTCGCCACGAGTAAATAAAGCACTACCGTGAACAATTGGGAGAACATCAATTATTGATGTTAACGGTCGAATTTCATTGTTCATACGACCATCTAAACGAATTTTCTTATTAATAATAAAATCACGAACAAGTTTCTTTAATAAAGTTTGATAAATAGCTCTAATCTGTTTAATAACCATTTTTTTTTCTAATTCATTAACATATTGTTGATTATCATAAACAGCAAATAAAGCATTATAAACATCTTTTAAAGCTTTTTTTTGTTCTTGCTTCGTTTTAATATTTAAAGCACTAATAATTTGTGGTTCATACTGACTAGTAATACTTGCTACTAACTTATTATCAAATTCTAATTCAATAATAGGTAACTTTTCTTGACCAATAATATTAATAATTTCTTCTTGAAAGGCAACTAACTTTTTAATTTCTATATGTGCCATCGCAATTGCTACTAACATTTCTTCTTCACTAATTTCTTGACCATTAGCTTCAACCATATTAATTGATGCTTTTGTTCCCGCAACAATTAATTCTAACGATGATTGTTCTAATTGTTGACTTGTAGGATTACAAATTAATTCCCCATTTATTTTTCCAATAATAACTCCTGCTACGGGACCATTAAAAGGAATTTTTGAAATACATAATGCTAATGAAGAACCTAATAATGCTGCCATTCTGACATCAGCATTAGAATCAACCGCTCATACATTATTAATTACTTGAATCTCATGATTAAAATTATTAGGAAATAAAGGTCGTAAAGGACGATCAATTAACCTTGATGCTAATGTTGCATATTCACTAGGTTTGCCTTCACGCTTAAAAAATCCTCCAGGAATTTTTCCAACAGAATATAATTTTTCTTGAAATACAACTGTTAAGGGAAAAAAATCTAATGTTGATGACTCTTCATTAAAACTAACAATACTTAATACCGTACTTTCCTCATATCGTACTAAAATTGAACTTGTTGCTAGTGATGCTAAGCTACCATACTCAATAACAATTTTCTTCCCATTAAAATTATTCGTAAATCTTTGTTCTTTATTCATTTGCTGTTACCCTTCTCATCTTCCCACATCTTATTTTATCATATTGTTTTAGCAACAAAAAATATGATCGCTATTTTAAACGACCCTTAATAATCTCTGATAATGCCTTCGCATACTTACCAAAAATAATACTAATAGCATTACTTTGTTTAATTATTCCTTGCTGTTTTAACTTCCGAATCTTTTCAATATTAACTTGTT is drawn from Spiroplasma endosymbiont of Clivina fossor and contains these coding sequences:
- a CDS encoding polyribonucleotide nucleotidyltransferase, whose product is MNKEQRFTNNFNGKKIVIEYGSLASLATSSILVRYEESTVLSIVSFNEESSTLDFFPLTVVFQEKLYSVGKIPGGFFKREGKPSEYATLASRLIDRPLRPLFPNNFNHEIQVINNVWAVDSNADVRMAALLGSSLALCISKIPFNGPVAGVIIGKINGELICNPTSQQLEQSSLELIVAGTKASINMVEANGQEISEEEMLVAIAMAHIEIKKLVAFQEEIINIIGQEKLPIIELEFDNKLVASITSQYEPQIISALNIKTKQEQKKALKDVYNALFAVYDNQQYVNELEKKMVIKQIRAIYQTLLKKLVRDFIINKKIRLDGRMNNEIRPLTSIIDVLPIVHGSALFTRGETQVLSIVTLGALGEHQIIDGLTEEESKRFMLHYNFPSFSVGETGKFGPPNRREIGHGALAEKALLQVLPSIDGFPYTIRVVTEVLASNGSTSQAAICASSLALMASGVPLKSSVAGIAMGLIKEGNDYVILSDIQGSEDHFGDMDFKVSGTNQGICALQMDIKIDGITMEIFKEALLQAKIGRKHILDNMKQTINVSRNKVSKNASKIKQLQIPINRIRDVIGAGGKVITSIVETSGNVKIDINDQGKVTIYHKDEASILMAEKLIKDIIEPVIIGEIITGTVVRIEKFGYFINLKENIDGLLHNSKIPKNTPLLKLKQEVTVKVISIDEKNRVNLELINEIKIE